One window of the Arthrobacter sp. D5-1 genome contains the following:
- the sdhA gene encoding succinate dehydrogenase flavoprotein subunit — MQVHKYDVVIVGAGGAGMRAAIESGQRARTAVLTKLYPTRSHTGAAQGGMCAALANVEEDNWEWHTFDTIKGGDYLVDQDAAEVMAKEAIDAVLDLEKMGLPFNRTPEGRIDQRRFGGHTRDHGKAPVRRACYAADRTGHMILQTLYQNCVKHNVEFYNEYYVLDLLIVEEDAVREDGTPYKQKRVAGVVSYDLASGELHVFQAKSVVFASGGAGKVFKTTSNAHTLTGDGMGIAFRRGIPLEDMEFFQFHPTGLAGLGILLTEGARGEGAILRNSEGERFMERYAPTIKDLAPRDIVARAMANEVREGRGCGPNKDYVLLDLTHLEPAHIEAKLPDITEFARTYLGVEPFTDPVPVFPTAHYAMGGIPTNITTEVLQDNDTIVPGLYAAGEVACVSVHGSNRLGTNSLLDINVFGKRAGIAAAEYAKTADYVELPEDPEAMTRGILDGLLTGNGTERVAQIRKELQDTMDANMQVFRTKESLEQVLRDIASFEERYKHVTVQDKGKRFNLDLLEAVELGFLLDMAKVMTVGALHREESRGGHYREDFPDRNDEKFMKHSMAYLDTSVTVDSSAESVAGIRLETKPVIFTRYEPMERKY, encoded by the coding sequence ATGCAGGTCCATAAGTACGACGTCGTTATTGTCGGTGCAGGTGGCGCCGGCATGCGCGCCGCGATCGAGTCCGGTCAGCGCGCACGCACAGCGGTACTGACCAAGCTCTACCCCACCCGTTCGCACACCGGTGCAGCCCAGGGTGGAATGTGTGCAGCACTGGCCAACGTCGAAGAAGACAACTGGGAATGGCACACCTTTGACACCATCAAGGGTGGCGACTACCTGGTTGACCAGGACGCAGCCGAGGTCATGGCGAAGGAAGCCATCGACGCCGTGCTGGACCTGGAAAAGATGGGCCTGCCGTTCAACCGCACGCCCGAAGGCCGCATTGACCAGCGCCGTTTCGGTGGCCACACCCGTGACCACGGCAAGGCTCCCGTCCGCCGTGCTTGTTATGCAGCCGACCGTACGGGCCACATGATCCTGCAGACGCTGTACCAAAACTGCGTCAAGCACAACGTTGAGTTCTACAACGAGTACTACGTTCTGGACCTGCTGATCGTCGAAGAAGACGCAGTGCGCGAAGACGGTACCCCGTACAAGCAGAAGCGCGTTGCCGGCGTGGTCTCCTACGACCTCGCTTCCGGCGAACTTCACGTCTTCCAGGCCAAGTCCGTGGTGTTCGCCTCGGGCGGCGCCGGCAAGGTCTTCAAGACCACCTCCAACGCCCACACCCTCACGGGTGACGGCATGGGCATTGCCTTCCGCCGCGGCATCCCCCTGGAAGACATGGAGTTCTTCCAGTTCCACCCGACCGGCCTCGCCGGCCTGGGCATCCTCCTCACCGAGGGTGCACGTGGTGAAGGTGCCATCCTGCGCAACTCAGAGGGTGAGCGCTTCATGGAGCGCTACGCCCCCACCATCAAGGACCTCGCACCCCGTGACATCGTGGCCCGTGCCATGGCGAACGAAGTGCGCGAAGGCCGCGGTTGTGGACCTAACAAGGACTATGTCCTCCTGGACCTGACCCACCTTGAGCCGGCTCACATCGAAGCCAAGCTTCCGGACATCACAGAGTTCGCCCGCACCTACCTTGGTGTGGAACCGTTCACCGATCCGGTTCCCGTGTTCCCCACGGCGCACTACGCCATGGGTGGCATCCCCACCAACATCACCACGGAAGTGCTCCAGGACAACGACACGATCGTCCCGGGCCTTTACGCAGCCGGTGAAGTTGCTTGTGTGTCCGTGCACGGCTCCAACCGCCTCGGCACCAACTCGCTCCTGGACATCAACGTGTTCGGCAAGCGCGCGGGCATCGCTGCTGCGGAGTACGCCAAGACGGCCGACTACGTCGAGCTGCCCGAGGACCCCGAGGCAATGACCCGCGGCATCCTGGACGGCCTGCTCACCGGCAACGGCACCGAGCGTGTTGCGCAGATCCGCAAGGAACTGCAGGACACCATGGACGCCAACATGCAGGTGTTCCGTACCAAGGAATCCCTGGAACAGGTCCTTCGCGACATCGCTTCCTTCGAGGAGCGGTACAAGCACGTCACCGTTCAGGACAAGGGCAAGCGCTTCAACCTTGACCTCCTGGAAGCCGTGGAACTGGGCTTCCTCCTGGACATGGCCAAGGTCATGACTGTTGGTGCACTGCACCGTGAAGAGTCCCGCGGCGGCCACTACCGCGAAGACTTCCCGGACCGCAATGACGAGAAGTTCATGAAGCACTCCATGGCCTACCTGGACACCTCCGTCACCGTCGACTCCTCGGCGGAATCCGTCGCGGGCATCCGTCTTGAGACGAAGCCCGTTATCTTCACCCGTTACGAGCCGATGGAGCGTAAGTACTAA
- a CDS encoding ABC transporter ATP-binding protein, with amino-acid sequence MKLELKGISKAFGTFYANQDIDLVVESGQIHCLLGENGAGKSTLMNVLYGLYEPTAGQILVNDQPVSFRGPGDAMAAGIGMVHQHFMLVPVFTVAENVALGAEPTSFGGVLSMDETRKKIREISDKYGFDVDPDALVEDLPVGVQQRVEIIKALVREAKVLILDEPTAVLTPQETDELLDIMRQLKAGGTSIVFISHKLREVKAVSDVITVIRRGKVVGDAPPTASATELASMMVGRPVSLSLDKAPAQPKETTFVVENLTVRAANGTNVVDGISFDIAQGEILAVAGVQGNGQTELTEAILGVQEHVTGSVTLDGKQLLGLPVKEVLRSGVGFVPEDRTVDGLVGPFSVAENLVLDLYDQAPFASGISMKPAKVAEHAKAKIEEFDIRTPSAGSAAGTLSGGNQQKVVMARELSRPLRLFIASQPTRGVDVGSIEFLHKRIVAERDVGTPVMIVSTELDEVIELADRIAVLYKGKLVGIVPAGTPRDTLGLMMAGVGPEGGSDD; translated from the coding sequence GTGAAACTCGAATTGAAGGGGATCTCGAAAGCCTTCGGGACCTTCTACGCCAACCAAGACATCGACCTCGTGGTCGAATCCGGCCAGATCCATTGCCTTCTCGGCGAAAACGGTGCCGGAAAATCAACCCTTATGAACGTGCTGTACGGGCTGTACGAGCCTACAGCCGGCCAGATCCTGGTCAATGACCAGCCGGTCAGTTTCCGCGGCCCCGGTGATGCCATGGCGGCCGGCATCGGCATGGTGCACCAGCACTTCATGCTGGTCCCCGTCTTCACGGTGGCGGAAAACGTGGCCCTCGGTGCGGAGCCGACCTCGTTCGGCGGTGTGCTCAGCATGGACGAAACCCGGAAGAAGATCCGGGAAATCTCCGATAAATACGGCTTTGACGTGGATCCCGACGCCTTGGTGGAGGACCTGCCCGTGGGCGTCCAGCAACGTGTCGAGATCATCAAGGCACTGGTCCGCGAAGCCAAGGTCCTCATCCTGGACGAGCCCACCGCAGTGCTGACGCCGCAGGAAACCGATGAACTTCTGGACATCATGCGGCAGCTCAAAGCCGGTGGCACGTCCATCGTCTTCATCTCGCACAAGCTGCGTGAGGTGAAGGCTGTCTCCGACGTCATCACCGTCATTCGCCGCGGCAAAGTAGTGGGGGATGCGCCTCCCACGGCCTCCGCCACCGAACTGGCATCCATGATGGTGGGCCGCCCTGTCAGCCTGAGCCTGGACAAGGCACCCGCGCAGCCGAAGGAAACCACGTTCGTGGTGGAAAACCTGACGGTCCGCGCTGCCAACGGCACCAACGTGGTGGACGGGATCAGCTTCGACATCGCCCAAGGTGAGATCCTCGCCGTCGCGGGTGTCCAAGGCAATGGCCAAACGGAACTGACCGAAGCCATCCTGGGCGTGCAGGAGCACGTCACAGGTTCGGTGACCCTGGACGGCAAGCAACTGCTGGGCCTTCCGGTCAAGGAAGTGCTGCGTTCGGGCGTCGGCTTTGTTCCAGAGGACCGCACTGTGGATGGACTGGTTGGACCTTTCTCGGTCGCCGAAAACCTGGTGCTTGACCTGTATGACCAAGCACCTTTTGCCAGCGGCATCAGCATGAAGCCGGCCAAGGTTGCCGAACATGCCAAGGCCAAGATCGAAGAATTCGATATCCGGACTCCCTCTGCGGGGTCGGCCGCTGGAACACTGTCCGGCGGCAACCAGCAGAAAGTGGTCATGGCGCGGGAGCTGTCCAGGCCCTTGCGGTTGTTCATCGCGAGCCAGCCGACCCGTGGCGTGGATGTCGGCTCCATCGAGTTCCTGCACAAGCGCATCGTTGCCGAACGCGACGTCGGTACGCCGGTCATGATCGTTTCCACTGAACTTGATGAGGTCATCGAACTCGCGGACCGGATTGCCGTGCTCTACAAGGGCAAGCTCGTGGGCATCGTCCCCGCCGGAACGCCCCGCGACACCCTTGGCTTGATGATGGCCGGCGTCGGCCCGGAAGGAGGCTCTGATGACTGA
- a CDS encoding organic hydroperoxide resistance protein: MKTLYTAEALASGEGRDGNARTNDGKLDVALASPVELGGNGEGTNPEQLFAAGYAACFHSALRLVGRKERVDLSDSAVAAKIHFGALTDSEGYGLAAELEIALPALDRTTAEELMVKAHQICPYSNATRGNMAVDLKLVEFAA, encoded by the coding sequence ATGAAGACTCTCTACACTGCCGAGGCACTGGCCTCCGGCGAAGGCCGCGACGGCAACGCCCGCACCAATGACGGCAAACTGGATGTAGCACTCGCCAGCCCCGTGGAACTCGGTGGCAACGGTGAAGGCACCAACCCCGAGCAGCTTTTCGCCGCCGGCTACGCAGCCTGCTTCCACTCCGCGCTGCGCCTGGTGGGCCGCAAGGAACGTGTTGACCTCAGTGATTCCGCCGTTGCCGCCAAGATCCACTTCGGTGCACTGACTGACAGCGAAGGCTACGGCCTGGCTGCAGAACTCGAGATCGCGCTGCCCGCCCTGGACCGCACCACCGCTGAAGAGTTGATGGTCAAGGCGCACCAGATCTGCCCGTACTCCAACGCCACCCGCGGCAACATGGCCGTAGACCTCAAGCTCGTGGAGTTCGCAGCATGA
- a CDS encoding succinate dehydrogenase iron-sulfur subunit, which yields MTTEMAEPASKIELPASVAGDGEIPTFHITLRVRRYDPEISDEARWDDYKLTMYGTDRVLDALHKVKWEIDGSVSFRRSCAHGVCGSDAMRINGRNRLACKTLLKDLDTTKPITVEPIKGLPVEKDLIVDMEPFFQSFREVMPFLINKGHEPTKERLQSVEDRERFDDTTKCILCAACTSSCPVFWTDGQYFGPAAIVNAHRFIFDSRDDAGDMRLEILNDKEGVWRCRTTFNCSEACPRGIQVTQAIAEVKQAILSRKI from the coding sequence ATGACGACCGAAATGGCAGAGCCCGCTTCCAAGATCGAGCTCCCGGCAAGTGTTGCCGGCGACGGTGAAATCCCCACGTTCCACATCACGCTCCGCGTGCGCCGCTACGATCCCGAAATTTCGGACGAGGCACGCTGGGATGACTACAAGCTGACCATGTATGGCACGGACCGCGTGTTGGATGCCCTCCACAAGGTCAAGTGGGAGATCGACGGCAGCGTTTCCTTCCGCCGCTCCTGCGCCCACGGTGTCTGTGGTTCAGACGCCATGCGCATCAACGGCCGCAACCGCCTCGCCTGCAAGACGCTGCTGAAGGACCTGGACACCACCAAGCCCATCACCGTCGAGCCGATCAAGGGCCTCCCCGTGGAGAAGGACCTGATCGTGGATATGGAACCCTTCTTCCAGTCCTTCCGCGAAGTCATGCCGTTCCTTATCAACAAGGGCCACGAGCCCACCAAGGAACGCCTGCAGTCCGTTGAGGACCGTGAGCGCTTTGATGACACCACCAAGTGCATCCTGTGCGCCGCTTGCACCTCATCCTGCCCGGTCTTCTGGACCGACGGCCAGTACTTTGGTCCGGCAGCGATCGTCAACGCGCACCGCTTCATCTTCGATTCCCGTGATGATGCCGGCGACATGCGCCTTGAGATCCTCAACGACAAAGAAGGCGTGTGGCGCTGCCGCACCACCTTCAACTGCTCGGAAGCCTGCCCCCGTGGCATCCAGGTGACCCAGGCAATCGCAGAGGTCAAGCAGGCCATCCTGTCCCGCAAGATCTAG
- a CDS encoding MarR family transcriptional regulator → MSDAPRLRHQVCFALYSASKAATAVYRPVLEDLGLTYPQYLVMLVLWEQEPRSVRDLGAELGLDSGTLSPLLKRLEGLGLVERRRSAEDERRVDVILTDAGTALSDRAQAVPQRLADAAGLSAGEIEQLHATLGKLTKALNGSL, encoded by the coding sequence ATGAGTGATGCACCCCGCCTCCGCCACCAGGTCTGCTTTGCGCTGTATTCGGCGTCCAAAGCCGCGACGGCGGTCTACCGCCCCGTGCTGGAGGACCTTGGCCTGACGTACCCGCAGTACCTGGTGATGCTGGTGCTGTGGGAGCAGGAGCCGCGGAGTGTTCGCGACCTCGGCGCCGAACTGGGACTTGATTCAGGCACATTGTCGCCGCTCCTGAAGCGCCTTGAGGGCCTGGGGTTGGTGGAACGCCGCCGCTCCGCCGAGGACGAGCGCCGCGTGGACGTGATCTTGACCGACGCCGGGACCGCCTTGAGCGATCGTGCCCAGGCTGTGCCCCAGCGCCTCGCGGACGCCGCCGGACTTTCTGCCGGTGAGATCGAACAACTCCACGCCACCCTCGGCAAGCTCACGAAAGCCCTCAACGGCTCACTCTGA
- a CDS encoding BMP family ABC transporter substrate-binding protein, whose protein sequence is MWVSSMRFGAAASISENRISASGIGNGHSLTIRRSAKHFLPGGKLKKPLRATLKRGSMAGVATVGAAALLLTGCGQAPDAGSGTATKSDFVGCIVSDSGGFDDQSFNQSSFEGLKKAETDLGITVKSAESKANSDFETNLNGMISAGCNLTVTVGFLLGDATKAAAEKNTDKHFAIVDYTYETPIANVKPIVYDTAQAAYLAGYAAAATSKTGKVGTFGGIKIPTVTIFMDGFYDGVQAYNKAKNKTVQVVGWDKTTQDGSFTGDFEKQDTGKQVTINLLDQGADIIMPVAGPVGKGAGAALKEAKAAGKDVKLIWVDSDGYLTAPEYKDLMLTSVVKQMGEAVEAVVKDDTEGKFNNAAYVGTLENDGVAIAPFHDLDSAVTAETKSELDALKADIVSGKLVVESAASPKK, encoded by the coding sequence GTGTGGGTTTCATCAATGCGCTTCGGCGCAGCTGCGAGCATCAGTGAAAACAGAATTTCTGCCTCAGGTATAGGAAACGGACACTCATTGACCATCCGTCGTAGCGCCAAACACTTTCTTCCTGGAGGAAAATTGAAGAAACCACTGCGTGCCACCCTGAAGCGCGGTTCAATGGCCGGTGTTGCCACAGTCGGCGCAGCAGCGCTCCTGCTGACCGGCTGCGGACAGGCCCCCGACGCCGGATCCGGCACCGCTACCAAGAGCGACTTTGTTGGATGCATCGTGTCCGACTCCGGCGGATTCGATGACCAGTCCTTCAACCAGTCCTCGTTCGAAGGCCTCAAGAAGGCCGAGACGGATTTGGGCATCACGGTGAAGTCGGCCGAATCGAAGGCCAACAGCGACTTCGAAACCAACCTCAACGGCATGATCTCCGCCGGCTGCAACCTCACGGTGACCGTTGGCTTCCTCCTGGGCGATGCCACCAAGGCCGCCGCCGAGAAGAACACCGACAAGCACTTCGCGATCGTCGACTACACGTACGAGACTCCGATCGCCAACGTCAAGCCGATCGTCTACGACACGGCGCAGGCGGCTTACCTGGCCGGATACGCGGCTGCGGCCACCTCCAAGACCGGCAAGGTAGGTACCTTCGGCGGCATCAAGATCCCCACGGTCACCATCTTCATGGACGGCTTCTACGACGGCGTCCAGGCCTACAACAAGGCCAAGAACAAGACCGTCCAGGTTGTTGGCTGGGACAAGACCACCCAGGACGGTTCGTTCACGGGTGACTTCGAGAAGCAGGACACGGGCAAGCAGGTCACCATCAACCTGCTGGACCAGGGCGCGGACATCATCATGCCTGTCGCCGGACCTGTTGGTAAGGGCGCAGGCGCTGCGCTGAAGGAAGCCAAGGCAGCCGGCAAGGACGTCAAGCTCATCTGGGTTGACTCCGATGGCTACCTCACCGCTCCTGAGTACAAGGACCTCATGCTGACCTCCGTGGTCAAGCAGATGGGCGAAGCTGTTGAAGCCGTGGTGAAGGATGACACGGAAGGCAAGTTCAACAACGCAGCCTACGTCGGCACCTTGGAGAACGATGGCGTTGCCATCGCTCCGTTCCACGATCTTGACTCCGCTGTCACCGCTGAAACCAAGTCCGAGCTCGATGCCCTGAAGGCTGACATCGTCTCCGGCAAGCTGGTTGTCGAATCGGCAGCGAGCCCCAAGAAGTAA
- a CDS encoding succinate dehydrogenase hydrophobic membrane anchor subunit has product MTTIESPRSGKIAPKYNRTGSSRGNFEMIAWLFMRLSGIVLVVLIFGHLFVNLLVGEGIHAIDFGFVAGKWADPFWQFWDLAMLWLAMLHGTNGVRTIINDYAEKDSTRFWLKMVLYAATLVIIILGTLVIFTFNPCPVVDGVQLPGGFCPAP; this is encoded by the coding sequence ATGACAACCATCGAATCCCCGCGCAGCGGAAAAATCGCCCCGAAGTACAACCGCACCGGCTCCAGCCGCGGCAACTTCGAGATGATCGCCTGGCTCTTCATGCGCCTTTCCGGCATCGTCCTGGTGGTGCTGATCTTCGGCCACCTCTTCGTGAACCTGCTGGTAGGCGAAGGCATCCACGCGATCGACTTCGGCTTTGTTGCCGGCAAGTGGGCAGATCCGTTCTGGCAGTTCTGGGACCTCGCCATGCTGTGGCTTGCCATGCTGCACGGAACCAACGGCGTCCGCACCATCATCAACGACTACGCCGAGAAGGATTCCACGCGCTTCTGGCTCAAGATGGTCCTCTACGCGGCCACCCTGGTCATCATCATCCTGGGCACGCTGGTGATCTTCACCTTCAACCCGTGCCCTGTTGTTGACGGCGTTCAGCTTCCTGGCGGATTCTGCCCGGCCCCGTAG
- a CDS encoding NADP-dependent oxidoreductase codes for MSAAATETREIQLASRPVGRPVPENFRLATAQLPELAEGQLLVKNQFMSVDPYMRGRMNDVKSYSAPFRLDAALDGGAVGEVIASRSDAHKVGDVVVHQLGWREHAVVDAAATTPVPSGLAPTSAFLGALGMTGLTAYAGLLKVAEFEEGDVVFVSGAAGAVGSMVGQIAKAMGASKVIGSAGSPEKVARLLELGFDAAFNYNDAPVLEQLKAAAGERGIDVYFDNVGGEHLEAALATLTVGGRVAMCGAIAQYNSTEPPVAPRNLAVAIGKQLTLRGFLVGGQRQHAAEFAQKMAGWLADGSVSYDETIVDGLENAPQAFIDLLDGANTGKMLVRL; via the coding sequence ATGAGCGCCGCCGCTACCGAAACCCGCGAAATCCAGCTTGCTTCCCGCCCGGTGGGACGTCCGGTTCCGGAGAATTTCCGGCTGGCAACAGCGCAGCTCCCCGAGCTCGCCGAGGGACAGCTCCTGGTGAAGAACCAGTTCATGTCAGTGGACCCCTACATGCGTGGCCGCATGAACGATGTCAAGTCCTACTCGGCGCCGTTCCGCCTCGATGCAGCGCTCGACGGCGGTGCGGTAGGTGAGGTCATCGCGTCCCGGTCCGACGCGCACAAGGTGGGTGACGTCGTCGTGCATCAACTCGGCTGGCGTGAGCACGCCGTAGTGGACGCCGCGGCAACCACTCCGGTTCCGTCGGGACTGGCCCCAACCTCCGCGTTCCTTGGCGCCCTGGGCATGACCGGCCTGACTGCCTATGCCGGACTGCTCAAGGTGGCAGAGTTCGAGGAAGGTGACGTGGTGTTCGTCTCCGGCGCGGCAGGTGCAGTCGGCTCAATGGTGGGCCAGATCGCCAAGGCCATGGGCGCCTCCAAGGTCATCGGCAGTGCAGGATCGCCGGAGAAGGTAGCCCGGCTGCTGGAGCTTGGATTTGATGCTGCCTTCAACTACAACGATGCGCCCGTGCTGGAGCAGCTGAAGGCAGCTGCGGGGGAGCGCGGCATCGATGTGTACTTCGACAACGTCGGCGGCGAGCACTTGGAAGCCGCCTTGGCTACCCTTACCGTTGGTGGCCGGGTTGCCATGTGTGGAGCCATTGCACAATACAACTCCACCGAGCCCCCGGTGGCGCCAAGGAACCTGGCCGTGGCGATCGGCAAGCAGCTGACACTGCGCGGATTCCTGGTGGGCGGACAACGGCAGCACGCCGCTGAATTCGCGCAGAAGATGGCCGGCTGGCTCGCCGACGGCAGCGTCAGCTATGACGAAACGATCGTCGACGGCTTGGAGAATGCACCACAGGCCTTCATCGACCTCCTGGATGGCGCCAACACCGGAAAGATGCTTGTCCGCCTCTGA
- a CDS encoding amidohydrolase, giving the protein MRNYTTETEPAPVVSPWVDELLPGLIEFRRDLHAHPELSFKEFRTTDKLVERLEAAGLKPRRLEETGLTVDVGEGPIATALRGDIDALPIIEETGLPFASKNHGVTHACGHDVHTTAMLGIALTLQRMHKNNPLGGTVRIIFQPAEETMPGGALSCIEQGVLEGVPRILALHCDPRINVGQIGTRIGAITSASDTIKIELSGRGGHTSRPHLTEDLVFALAQIAVNVPAVLSRRVDVRSGVSVVWGQISAGSAPNAIPGSGYMAGTMRCLDRDAWHSAGELLDDVVRQVAAPYGVDVHLEHTRGVPPVVNSEHETALIEASARAELGENAVVLTPQSMGGEDFAWFLADLPGAMMRLGTHTPGGEEYDLHRGDFIVDERALGYAIRVLTAAALRTIRDLEQ; this is encoded by the coding sequence GTGCGCAATTACACGACTGAAACCGAGCCCGCTCCCGTTGTGAGTCCTTGGGTTGATGAACTGCTGCCCGGACTCATCGAATTCCGGCGTGACCTCCATGCGCACCCCGAACTCTCCTTCAAGGAATTCCGCACTACGGACAAACTCGTGGAGCGGCTTGAAGCGGCAGGACTGAAGCCGCGGCGGCTGGAGGAGACCGGGCTGACGGTTGACGTGGGCGAGGGCCCCATTGCCACCGCCCTCCGTGGCGACATCGACGCACTGCCGATCATCGAGGAGACCGGCCTGCCCTTCGCTTCGAAGAACCATGGCGTTACCCATGCTTGCGGGCACGACGTCCACACCACTGCCATGCTCGGCATTGCCTTGACGCTGCAGCGGATGCACAAGAACAATCCTCTGGGCGGCACAGTCCGGATCATCTTCCAGCCGGCCGAGGAAACCATGCCGGGTGGGGCGCTGTCCTGCATTGAGCAGGGAGTCCTTGAGGGTGTGCCGCGCATCCTTGCGCTGCACTGCGATCCCCGGATCAACGTGGGCCAGATCGGCACCCGCATCGGGGCGATTACCTCTGCCTCGGACACCATCAAGATTGAGCTTTCCGGCCGGGGCGGCCACACGTCCAGGCCACACCTGACCGAGGACCTTGTGTTCGCGCTGGCCCAAATAGCGGTCAATGTTCCGGCCGTCCTTTCCCGCCGGGTGGACGTCCGCAGTGGCGTGTCCGTTGTCTGGGGCCAGATCTCCGCAGGCTCTGCCCCCAATGCCATCCCCGGCTCCGGTTACATGGCCGGCACCATGCGTTGCCTCGACCGCGATGCCTGGCACAGCGCGGGAGAGCTGCTGGACGACGTCGTCCGGCAAGTTGCTGCGCCGTACGGCGTGGACGTCCACCTCGAACACACCCGTGGCGTGCCGCCTGTGGTCAACTCCGAGCACGAGACCGCCCTCATCGAAGCTTCCGCCCGCGCTGAGCTGGGTGAAAACGCTGTGGTGCTCACGCCTCAGTCCATGGGAGGCGAGGACTTTGCCTGGTTCCTGGCAGACCTCCCAGGTGCCATGATGCGCTTGGGCACGCACACGCCCGGCGGCGAAGAATACGATCTCCACCGTGGTGACTTCATCGTGGATGAGCGTGCCCTGGGCTACGCCATCCGCGTCCTGACCGCCGCCGCCCTGCGCACCATCCGCGACCTCGAGCAGTAG
- a CDS encoding sugar phosphate nucleotidyltransferase — MSTEDAKYPESPMNRFHAVIPAGGVGTRLWPLSRAAAPKFLHDLTGSGSTLLRATYDRLEPLAGERVLVVTGEAHRAAVCRQLPEIGDDELVLESEPKDSGAAIGLAAAILYRRDPDTIMGSFAADQVISPDHLFQETVREAIYTAAMGKIVTIGIKPTHPSTGFGYIRSGAALNVEGAPNALAVAEFVEKPSQEVANKYVEAGDYVWNAGMFVAPVALMLKHLEANQPELFKGLQEIAEAWDTPQRAEVTARVWPTLPKIAIDYAVAEPAAAAGDVAVVPGTFRWDDVGDFAAIGRLNNAGDVDEVTVLGEGARVFAENASGVVVSDTKRVIALIGIKDVVIVDTPDALLVTTKEHAQLVKGTVDALKASGDTDVL; from the coding sequence GTGAGTACAGAAGACGCGAAATACCCGGAATCGCCCATGAACCGCTTCCATGCGGTTATTCCGGCCGGCGGTGTGGGGACCCGGTTGTGGCCGCTCTCGCGGGCCGCTGCGCCCAAGTTCCTCCACGACCTGACCGGTTCCGGCAGTACGTTGTTGAGGGCCACCTATGACCGCCTGGAGCCGCTGGCCGGTGAACGAGTGCTCGTAGTGACAGGCGAGGCCCACCGTGCCGCTGTTTGCCGCCAGCTCCCTGAAATCGGGGACGACGAACTGGTGCTCGAGAGCGAGCCCAAGGACTCCGGTGCTGCGATTGGACTGGCCGCTGCCATCCTGTACCGCCGCGACCCGGACACCATCATGGGCTCCTTCGCAGCGGACCAGGTCATCAGCCCGGACCATCTTTTCCAGGAAACGGTGCGCGAGGCCATCTACACGGCCGCCATGGGCAAGATCGTCACCATCGGCATTAAGCCCACGCACCCCTCCACCGGTTTTGGCTACATCCGTTCCGGCGCTGCCCTCAACGTGGAAGGCGCACCGAACGCGCTGGCGGTGGCTGAGTTCGTGGAGAAGCCAAGCCAGGAAGTCGCCAATAAATATGTAGAAGCAGGGGACTACGTCTGGAACGCGGGCATGTTCGTTGCTCCCGTGGCGCTCATGCTGAAGCACCTTGAAGCCAACCAACCCGAACTGTTCAAGGGCCTCCAGGAAATCGCAGAGGCCTGGGACACTCCCCAGCGCGCCGAAGTCACCGCGCGGGTGTGGCCCACGTTGCCCAAGATCGCGATCGACTATGCCGTGGCCGAGCCCGCAGCGGCAGCCGGCGATGTCGCCGTCGTGCCTGGCACTTTCCGTTGGGACGACGTTGGCGACTTCGCTGCGATCGGCCGCCTCAACAATGCCGGCGATGTGGACGAGGTGACCGTGCTCGGTGAAGGCGCCCGTGTGTTCGCGGAGAATGCCAGCGGCGTGGTGGTCTCCGACACCAAGCGCGTCATCGCCCTGATCGGCATCAAGGACGTGGTCATCGTGGACACCCCGGACGCGCTCCTGGTCACCACCAAGGAACACGCGCAACTGGTCAAGGGGACCGTTGACGCCCTCAAAGCCAGCGGCGATACGGACGTGCTGTAA
- the sdhC gene encoding succinate dehydrogenase, cytochrome b556 subunit: MWSWVGHRITGVVIFFFLLVHVLDTSLVRVSPEAYTAVIGAYKNPLMALGETGLVAAIIFHAFNGLRVIAIDFWKKGAKYQRQMLWIVLALWLVTFAGFAIRHLSLALGGH; encoded by the coding sequence ATGTGGTCCTGGGTTGGACATCGTATTACCGGTGTAGTGATCTTTTTCTTCTTGTTGGTCCATGTGTTGGACACCTCATTGGTGCGCGTGTCCCCTGAGGCCTACACGGCCGTCATTGGTGCTTACAAGAACCCCCTCATGGCCCTGGGGGAAACGGGCCTGGTCGCTGCGATCATTTTCCACGCCTTCAACGGCCTGCGCGTGATTGCCATCGACTTCTGGAAGAAGGGCGCCAAGTACCAGCGCCAGATGCTGTGGATCGTGCTTGCGCTGTGGCTGGTCACGTTCGCCGGCTTCGCCATCCGCCACCTTTCCCTCGCGCTGGGAGGCCACTAA